A part of Aquaspirillum sp. LM1 genomic DNA contains:
- a CDS encoding lysozyme — protein sequence MSINQLSCSPNGQALIKKFEGLRLTAYQDMVGVWTIGYGHTGPDVKPGLVIGQQQADQLLINDLVRFNNGVNALVTVKLNQNQFDALVSFSYNLGLGSLQNSTLLRLLNAGNFQAAADQFPRWDRAGGKEVAGLLARRNAERALFLTPV from the coding sequence ATGAGCATCAATCAACTCAGCTGCAGCCCGAATGGCCAGGCCCTGATTAAAAAATTTGAAGGCCTGCGCCTGACGGCATACCAGGATATGGTGGGGGTGTGGACCATCGGCTATGGCCACACTGGCCCGGATGTGAAACCGGGGCTGGTGATTGGCCAGCAACAGGCCGACCAACTGCTGATCAATGATCTGGTGCGCTTCAACAATGGCGTCAATGCGCTGGTGACGGTGAAGCTCAATCAAAACCAGTTTGATGCGCTGGTGAGCTTCTCCTACAACCTGGGCTTGGGCTCGCTGCAAAACTCCACCCTGCTGCGTTTGCTCAACGCCGGTAATTTCCAGGCCGCTGCCGACCAGTTTCCGCGCTGGGATCGCGCCGGCGGCAAGGAAGTGGCTGGCTTGCTGGCCCGTCGCAATGCGGAGCGCGCGCTGTTCCTGACCCCGGTGTAA
- a CDS encoding RebB family R body protein — translation MADSTPVNSQITDAVTQTNVKVVAEAPAQAMAALYQVASHSAGLSLQNAIHSQQALNQISSAVISKAVTMILSVGEKGS, via the coding sequence ATGGCAGATAGCACCCCCGTTAATTCGCAGATTACCGATGCGGTCACCCAGACCAATGTGAAAGTGGTGGCGGAAGCGCCGGCGCAGGCCATGGCGGCGCTGTATCAGGTGGCCAGCCATTCGGCTGGACTATCGTTGCAGAATGCGATTCATAGCCAGCAGGCGTTGAATCAGATTTCCAGCGCGGTGATTTCCAAGGCGGTCACCATGATTCTGTCGGTAGGGGAAAAGGGCAGCTGA
- a CDS encoding patatin-like phospholipase family protein: MKEHVSAKAVSHPPVKNVLVLQGGGALGAYHIGAYEALHELGFEPDWVTGISIGALNAAVLATNKPEDRLRKMTEFWKDISRPDGAAAHCTGHYRSLYNKSVVAKSMLQGLPNFWTPRVNVMMGMGGAEVQFSKPTEASYYDTSPMLDTLARHCNFAWHHQGHGARLSLGATRVDTGKLEFFDSLHTPLRPAHALASGSLPPGFPATEIDGRFYWDGGCVTNTPLQAVLDDTHETADLRVFMVDLWGAHGQAPVTMDGVAWRQKEIQYASRMEQHSTLRKYQKLFGRLLHSPECAPVHDLLHGWAEEVLGRRLRNIDIHTITYRHTGEESSFSDAEFSEGSIKRRREMGYVDMLAKLEQVASAEKIDIRPTHRDSHRVTS, translated from the coding sequence ATGAAAGAGCATGTTTCAGCCAAGGCCGTTTCTCACCCTCCCGTCAAGAATGTACTGGTGCTGCAAGGCGGCGGTGCACTGGGCGCTTACCATATTGGTGCGTATGAGGCGCTGCATGAGCTGGGTTTCGAGCCCGATTGGGTGACCGGGATTTCCATTGGGGCGCTGAATGCGGCGGTGCTGGCCACCAACAAGCCGGAAGACCGGCTGCGCAAGATGACTGAATTCTGGAAGGATATTTCCCGTCCGGACGGCGCTGCCGCGCATTGCACCGGGCATTACCGCAGCCTGTACAACAAATCGGTGGTGGCCAAGTCGATGCTGCAGGGGTTGCCGAATTTCTGGACCCCCAGAGTCAATGTGATGATGGGCATGGGCGGGGCGGAGGTGCAGTTTTCCAAACCCACCGAAGCCAGCTACTACGACACCTCGCCGATGCTGGACACCCTGGCCAGACACTGCAATTTTGCCTGGCATCACCAGGGCCACGGTGCCCGGCTGAGTCTGGGGGCCACCCGGGTGGACACCGGCAAGCTGGAGTTCTTTGATTCGCTGCACACGCCGCTGCGCCCGGCGCACGCACTGGCCAGCGGCTCGCTGCCGCCAGGGTTTCCGGCTACCGAGATTGACGGGCGCTTTTACTGGGATGGGGGCTGCGTAACCAATACCCCGCTGCAGGCCGTGCTGGACGACACCCACGAAACCGCAGATTTGCGCGTGTTCATGGTGGATTTGTGGGGGGCGCATGGCCAGGCCCCGGTGACCATGGACGGGGTGGCCTGGCGGCAGAAGGAAATTCAGTACGCCAGCCGGATGGAGCAGCACAGCACGCTGCGCAAATACCAGAAGCTGTTTGGCCGCCTGCTGCATAGCCCGGAATGCGCGCCAGTGCATGATCTGCTGCATGGCTGGGCAGAAGAAGTGCTGGGTCGCCGGCTGCGCAATATCGATATCCACACCATTACCTATCGGCATACCGGGGAAGAAAGTTCGTTCAGCGATGCCGAATTCTCGGAAGGCTCGATCAAGCGCCGCCGCGAAATGGGCTATGTGGACATGCTGGCCAAGCTGGAGCAAGTGGCCAGTGCGGAAAAAATCGATATCCGCCCGACTCATCGCGACAGCCATCGGGTGACCTCCTGA